GGGTTGGGACGGTCGAGCACAACCACCTCAGTCCCAGTTTTCGCGGCAGATTCCAGAAAATACCCCATCGTAGTTTCGTAGGTGTAGAAGTGCACGCCGGCATCTTGAAGATCAATTACCACTGCATCCAGATTCTTAAGCACATCCAGCGGAGGATGTCGCTGCGCATCCGTGGCGCCGTAAACGTTGTAAATAGGCACGTGCGTGGCGGCATCGACTGAATTCCCGATGTCGGTCGTATCCAGTTGGCCGGCAGCGCCGTGTTCGGGAGAAAAAATTGCAACCAACTGCACACCTGGAATTTGCGCGAGAACGTCGATAGTGCGGCGTCCCTGAGCGTCAACTCCGGTCTGGTTGGTGAGCACGCCAATGCGCCGAGGCGAGCTTTTGGAGCCATGCAATTGAGTAAAGTTTTGGGCTTCGAGCACATCAATCCCAGTGAGAACCGTACCATTACGAACCGCCAGCCGCCGCTCGCCCGCCAAAGTTTCGTTGTAGCCGGTGATAGCCGCCAGCTTGGCTTTGTCTTCGTCTTTGACCTCCAATTCCAGGGCGTCAGTAATCGCCGTGGCCGCGCGCGAGCGCAGAGAAATCGTATTCTGGCCGCCTCTGGGATGCACTGCATTGGTCAGGATAATGATGTAGGTCTGGGTAAGCGGATCAATCCAGATAGAGGTACCGGTAAATCCAGTGTGGCCGTAAGAGCCCACAGGCAACAACTCTCCGCGATTGCTGGAAAAAGGCGAGTCAATGTCCCATCCCAAACCGCGGAGAATAGTGGAATTGGCCGGCTGCTGGGGCGTGGTCATCTTTTCAATAATTTCAGGTGAAAGGATTTTGTCGCCATCGAGCATGGCTTGGGCAAAACGGCTGAGGTCGTCGGCCGTTGAAAACAATCCGGCGTGTCCGGCAACGCCACCCATGCGGCGCGCTCTGGGATCGTGCACCTCGCCCCGCATCATGATGCCGCGGTCGTCATATTGCGTCGGAGCAATTTGTGGCAACCACGCTTGCGGAGGCAGAAAAGCCGTATGCGTCATGTTCAACGGGTGAAAGATATGAGCCTCAGCATATTCTTTCAGCGACATGCCCGAGAGATGTTCGACCAAAGCGCCAAGAACGATGTAATTGGTATCGCTATAGCGGAACTGAGAGCCGGGCGGCGAAACCGGTTTTTCATCAAAGGCCAGTTCGAACGCCCGCTGTTTTCCCTGCCAGGGCGGATTCAGATCAATATCTTCGCGCAATCCGGAAAAATGGGTCAGCAACTGGCGCACGGTTATATCTTCCTTACCGTTGCGTCCGAACTCCGGCAGATAGCGGGCCACGGGATCATTCAATCTCACCTGGCCAAGTTGCACCATGCGCATGATCGAAGGAGCCGTGGCGATAGATTTGGTGAGTGAAGCCAGGTCAAAAATCGTGTCCAGCGTCATGGCTTCGCGCCGGGGCTCGAGTGCTCGAGATCCAAAGGCGCGGCGGTAAACAACTTCCCCTTTATGGCCCACTAAAACCATTGCACCGGGAATTTTTCCTTCGGCGACCGCTTGCTCAAAAATGTTGTCCACCGCGGCAAAGCGCGGATCACGTTTTTCAGCATCATCGCCGCGCCCGAGCGGTGCCGAAAGAAACGATAAGACGAGAAACCACACTAAAAGGCAGAAGGAGAGGAAAGCACGAGACGAGGTACACCGTTTGTACATAATGTGTCTGGGTCTTTTATAAAGCCGCAGGGGTATTCAGGCAAGCAGGCTCTGTGTAAAATCGCTGTGGGTAAAAAAATAAAACTGGCCTGAAAGGAACGGTCTCGCGAGCTGCGATCCTGGAATAATCCTGTTTCACTTAAAGATGCCTATGGCGGGCAAGCACAACGCTTTGCACGCGCCTTCGAGGTACTCAAGCAAGGCGTTGCCGAATCTGCGTTCCCCGGAGCTTCGGTGGCGGTCACGCTCCGTGAAGAGCTGGTGGCATTGGCTGGAGTAGGGCATTTCACCTATGCCCCGGACTCGACGCCGGTGGACCACAACACAATTTACGATCTCGCTTCGGTATCCAAGGTGATCGCAACCACGACTATGGC
The DNA window shown above is from Terriglobales bacterium and carries:
- a CDS encoding serine hydrolase, with product MYKRCTSSRAFLSFCLLVWFLVLSFLSAPLGRGDDAEKRDPRFAAVDNIFEQAVAEGKIPGAMVLVGHKGEVVYRRAFGSRALEPRREAMTLDTIFDLASLTKSIATAPSIMRMVQLGQVRLNDPVARYLPEFGRNGKEDITVRQLLTHFSGLREDIDLNPPWQGKQRAFELAFDEKPVSPPGSQFRYSDTNYIVLGALVEHLSGMSLKEYAEAHIFHPLNMTHTAFLPPQAWLPQIAPTQYDDRGIMMRGEVHDPRARRMGGVAGHAGLFSTADDLSRFAQAMLDGDKILSPEIIEKMTTPQQPANSTILRGLGWDIDSPFSSNRGELLPVGSYGHTGFTGTSIWIDPLTQTYIIILTNAVHPRGGQNTISLRSRAATAITDALELEVKDEDKAKLAAITGYNETLAGERRLAVRNGTVLTGIDVLEAQNFTQLHGSKSSPRRIGVLTNQTGVDAQGRRTIDVLAQIPGVQLVAIFSPEHGAAGQLDTTDIGNSVDAATHVPIYNVYGATDAQRHPPLDVLKNLDAVVIDLQDAGVHFYTYETTMGYFLESAAKTGTEVVVLDRPNP